The nucleotide sequence TTGGAACCTTTGCCTTCCTGGGGCTTGTTCTCACCGCAGCGACCAAGACGCTGACCTTTGAGCAGGCCTTTAGCGGCTTTGTCCATCCCATTGTGTGGCTGATCGTCATCGCCTTTTTTATCTCTCGGGGCTTTATTAAAACGGGGCTGGGAGAGAGGATCGCCTACATTATCATTCGTTACTTGGGAAAAAGCACCCTTGGGATGGGGTATGGGATGGTCCTCACTGATCTTCTTTTAGCGCCGGCGATTCCCAGCGTAACCGCTCGGGTGGGGGGAATTATCTACCCGATCGTCAACTCCCTTGCCAAAGCATTTGGAAGTGAGCCTTACAGCCATCCTCGGAGACTGGGCTCCTTTTTGATCAAGGTGACCTTCCAAGGGTCGGTGATTACCAGTGGAATGTTCCTTACCTCAATGGCTGGAAACCCCCTTATTGCCGACATTGCAGAAGGGATTGGAATTCATATTACCTGGGGTGGTTGGGTCCTTGCAGCCTCTATTCCTGGTCTTGTTTGTTTAGGGATTATCCCCCTCTTTCTCTATAAGTTTTACCCTCCAGAGATTAAGGAAACACCCAATGCCCGCACCTTTGCCGATAAAAAGCTCAAAGAGATGGGGAAAGTGCGCTCTCAAGAGTGGGTCATGATCTTCTCGTTTGTCCTTTTAATCACTCTGTGGATTTTAGGCCCTTTCATCCAGATGAAAGCGGTCATCGCTGCTCTGATTGGGTTAGTTGTCCTTCTTCTAACCGCAGTCCTTTCCTGGGACGATGTGATCAAGGAAAAGGGAGCTTGGAATACCCTGATGTGGTTTGCAACCTTGATTATGATGGCCACCTTCCTCAATAAGTTGGGTCTAACCACCTGGTTTAGCGGGTATGTCAAGGGGCATGTCCAGGGCTTTCCCTGGTTTACCGCCTTTATTATCCTCTCTCTTGTCTATTTCTATAGCCATTACTTCTTTGCCAGTATTGTGGCCCACATCGGCTCGATGTACTCCGCATTCCTTGTCTTGATGGTAGCGCTTGGTGCTCCCGGGATGTTTGCGGCGCTCACTTTAGGGTTCCTTAGCAACCTCATGGGAGGGTTGACCCACTATGCGTGCGGCCCAGCGCCGATCTATTTTGGATCGAGCTACGTGAAGGTCACCGATTGGTGGAAGTTTGGGTTCTACGCCAGCATTATTAACATCGTGATCTACTTTACTGTTGGAAGTGTGTGGTGGCGTCTCCTCGGACACCTATGATCTTGATTTATCGAGACGATAAAATCGTCCCGATCCCTATCAAAGAGTTTGAGGAGCGGCTGGGGATCACCTATACCGATACGCTCACCTTTGATTCACCGAAGATTATCGAAAAGATGAAAAAAAAGTGTGCTCGTAAGATGAAGCGGAAAAAATTCTTCGAGATGAACCGGTGGACCTTAGCGCTCCATGAAAAGGCGATGGCCTCTCCGCGTGAGCAT is from Candidatus Neptunochlamydia vexilliferae and encodes:
- a CDS encoding anion permease, giving the protein MSRVFNKKILSFALSIIVGLLIWNLKPPEGVTTQAMHMFAIFIFTVIGIILRPVPIGTFAFLGLVLTAATKTLTFEQAFSGFVHPIVWLIVIAFFISRGFIKTGLGERIAYIIIRYLGKSTLGMGYGMVLTDLLLAPAIPSVTARVGGIIYPIVNSLAKAFGSEPYSHPRRLGSFLIKVTFQGSVITSGMFLTSMAGNPLIADIAEGIGIHITWGGWVLAASIPGLVCLGIIPLFLYKFYPPEIKETPNARTFADKKLKEMGKVRSQEWVMIFSFVLLITLWILGPFIQMKAVIAALIGLVVLLLTAVLSWDDVIKEKGAWNTLMWFATLIMMATFLNKLGLTTWFSGYVKGHVQGFPWFTAFIILSLVYFYSHYFFASIVAHIGSMYSAFLVLMVALGAPGMFAALTLGFLSNLMGGLTHYACGPAPIYFGSSYVKVTDWWKFGFYASIINIVIYFTVGSVWWRLLGHL